From Triticum aestivum cultivar Chinese Spring chromosome 4A, IWGSC CS RefSeq v2.1, whole genome shotgun sequence, a single genomic window includes:
- the LOC123086383 gene encoding putative receptor protein kinase ZmPK1 yields MLVLRSMRPFVLVLLITVCGLSLLIACPPAVAAARESLARGASIAVEDYATDFLRSPGGTFACGFYRVSSTVFTFSVWFTRAKERSVVWTADRTRPVHSKGSRLTLDKRGGALILTDYDGEPVWNSTVAGAPTASRARLRDTGNLVVEDADGRALWQSFHFPTDTLLPTQSLTATTRLVSSRDGRLLSSGYYSLGFSDYAMLSLFYDNGNFSSIYWPNPYNNYVANNRRIYNFTREAAMDALGNFLSSDNANFQAADFAAAGVRRRLTLDADGNLRAYSLDAAKGTWAVSWMAFRNPCTIHGVCGANAVCLYAPAPSCACAPGHEQTDPGDWTRGCRPTFRQHQCGKPTRTRTKLMALPHSDFWGYDLNDGEILPLAACARRCRANCACVAFQHKANMECYLKSVLFNGRTFPGLPGTVCIKVPVDFVVPEFHVHQWQSHVHGGLAILEENITVCGDRAAQKVVLNATALSRKHVGDAAGKPVWPYLYGFLSALLVVEALVIGLGCLLFSRKGLFTRSSPVYPMDEGYRLILLTTSFQRYSYAAIKKATGNFADEIGRGGSGVVYRGVLEDGRVVAVKALTTSVSRSHGEEEFQAELSVIGRIYHMNLVRIIGCCSQGKHRILVSEFIENGSLATMLFSDEDGDGDGGDDHDVLAWSQRFRIAVGVARGLAYLHSECLEWIIHCDMKPENILLDRDLEPKITDFGLAKLLDRRPEGSASRAGREANPSGRIRGTRGYMAPEWVSSLAISDKVDVYSFGVVLLELVKGVRVADGDQNTDVRAVAKAVGEKMHSGSVDDLVDGRLAGDFNRAQVKVVVGVALSCLEEERNRRPSMSAVVQALVSVEDA; encoded by the coding sequence ATGCTAGTGCTACGATCGATGAGACCCTTCGTCCTGGTGCTTTTGATCACTGTCTGTGGTTTGAGCTTGTTGATCGCATGTCCGCCAGCCGTCGCGGCGGCGCGCGAGAGCCTCGCCCGGGGCGCCTCCATCGCCGTCGAGGACTATGCCACCGACTTCCTGCGCTCGCCGGGCGGCACCTTCGCCTGCGGCTTCTACCGCGTCTCCTCCACCGTTTTCACCTTCTCCGTCTGGTTCACGCGCGCCAAGGAACGCTCCGTCGTCTGGACCGCCGACCGCACGCGCCCTGTCCACAGCAAGGGCTCGCGCCTCACGCTGGACAAGCGCGGCGGCGCGCTCATCCTCACCGACTACGACGGCGAGCCGGTCTGGAACTCCACCGTGGCCGGCGCCCCGACGGCCTCGCGCGCCCGGCTCCGCGACACCGGCAACCTTGTCGTGGAGGACGCCGACGGGAGGGCGCTGTGGCAGAGTTTCCACTTCCCCACGGACACGCTGCTGCCGACGCAGAGCCTCACCGCGACGACGCGCCTGGTGTCGTCGCGCGACGGCAGGCTGCTCTCCTCCGGCTACTACAGCCTCGGGTTCAGCGACTACGCCATGCTCTCCCTCTTCTACGACAACGGCAACTTCTCCAGCATCTACTGGCCCAACCCCTACAACAACTACGTCGCCAACAACCGCAGGATCTACAATTTCACCCGCGAGGCCGCCATGGACGCGCTCGGCAACTTCCTCTCCAGCGACAACGCCAACTTCCAGGCGGCCGACTTCGCCGCCGCCGGTGTCCGGAGGAGGCTCACGCTCGACGCGGACGGCAACCTCAGGGCGTACAGCCTGGACGCGGCGAAGGGGACGTGGGCGGTGTCGTGGATGGCGTTCCGCAACCCCTGCACCATCCACGGCGTCTGCGGCGCCAACGCGGTGTGCCTCTACGCGCCGGCGCCTTCCTGCGCCTGCGCGCCGGGGCACGAGCAGACCGACCCCGGCGACTGGACCAGAGGGTGCCGGCCGACTTTCCGGCAGCACCAGTGCGGGAAGCCGACGCGGACGCGGACGAAGCTGATGGCACTGCCGCACTCCGACTTCTGGGGCTACGACCTCAACGACGGCGAGATCCTGCCGTTGGCGGCGTGCGCCAGGAGGTGCCGCGCCAACTGCGCATGCGTCGCGTTCCAGCACAAGGCCAACATGGAGTGCTACCTCAAAAGCGTCCTCTTCAACGGCAGGACGTTCCCCGGCTTGCCGGGGACGGTGTGCATCAAGGTCCCGGTCGACTTCGTCGTCCCGGAGTTCCACGTCCACCAATGGCAATCGCACGTACACGGCGGCCTTGCCATCCTTGAGGAGAATATCACCGTCTGCGGCGACCGCGCCGCTCAAAAGGTCGTCCTCAACGCCACCGCCTTGTCACGCAAGCACGTCGGTGACGCCGCGGGGAAACCGGTGTGGCCGTACCTGTACGGGTTCCTGTCGGCGCTGCTCGTCGTGGAGGCCCTTGTCATCGGGCTCGGCTGCCTGCTCTTCTCCAGGAAGGGACTGTTCACGCGGTCCTCTCCGGTGTACCCCATGGACGAAGGCTACAGACTCATCCTCCTCACCACAAGCTTCCAGAGGTACAGCTACGCGGcgatcaagaaggccacggggaaCTTCGCCGACGAGATCGGCCGCGGCGGGTCTGGCGTGGTGTACAGGGGCGTTCTCGAGGACGGCCGGGTCGTGGCCGTCAAGGCGCTGACGACGAGCGTGAGCCGCTCCCACGGGGAGGAGGAGTTCCAGGCGGAGCTGAGCGTGATCGGCAGGATCTACCACATGAACCTGGTGAGGATCATCGGCTGCTGCTCCCAAGGCAAGCACCGCATCCTCGTCTCCGAGTTCATCGAGAACGGCTCGCTCGCCACGATGTTGTTCTCGGAcgaagacggcgacggcgacggcggcgatgatCACGACGTCCTCGCGTGGAGCCAGCGGTTCCGGATCGCCGTCGGCGTGGCCAGGGGCCTCGCCTATCTGCACAGCGAGTGCCTCGAGTGGATCATCCACTGCGACATGAAGCCGGAGAACATACTGCTGGACCGTGATCTGGAGCCCAAGATCACCGACTTCGGGCTCGCCAAGCTGCTGGACCGCCGCCCTGAGGGGTCCGCCTCTCGCGCAGGGCGGGAGGCGAACCCGTCGGGGCGGATCAGGGGGACGAGGGGGTACATGGCGCCGGAATGGGTGTCGAGCCTGGCCATCAGCGACAAGGtcgacgtgtacagcttcggcgtcgtgctgctggagctggtgAAAGGGGTCAGGGTGGCGGACGGCGACCAGAATACGGACGTCAGGGCCGTGGCCAAGGCCGTGGGCGAGAAGATGCATTCCGGCAGCGTGGATGATCTTGTGGATGGCCGGCTCGCCGGCGACTTTAACCGCGCACAGGTGAAGGTGGTGGTTGGTGTTGCCTTGTCGtgcttggaggaggagaggaaccggcgGCCGAGCATGAGCGCGGTGGTGCAGGCGCTCGTCTCCGTTGAAGATGCGTGA